From a region of the Rouxiella sp. S1S-2 genome:
- a CDS encoding sucrose-specific PTS transporter subunit IIBC: MNINAIANQLLPLLGGKENIASAAHCATRLRLVLIDDSIVDKKAIEKVEGVKGCFSNAGQIQVIFGTGLVNKVHAEFIKAAGISESSKSEAANIAAQKLNPFQRIARVLSNIFVPIIPAIVASGLLMGLLGMVKTYGWASPDSAIFIMLDMFSSAAFIILPILIGFTAAREFGGNPFLGATLGGILTHPALTNAWGVASGFHTMNFFGLEIAMIGYQGTVFPVLLAVWFMSFIEKRLRKVIPDALDLILTPFLTVIISGFIAFLVIGPAGRALGDGISFILSTLITHAGWMAGLIFGGLYSVIVITGIHHSFHAIEAGLLGNPNIGVNFLLPIWSMANIAQGGACLAVYFKTRDAKIKAIAVPSAFSAMLGITEAAIFGINLRFMKPFLAALAGGALGGAWVVAMHVNMTAVGLTAIPGLAIVQASSMLSYVIGLLIAFGSAFVLSLLLKYKTESE, encoded by the coding sequence ATGAATATCAACGCAATTGCAAACCAACTGCTTCCCCTGTTGGGAGGGAAAGAAAATATTGCCAGCGCGGCACACTGCGCAACGCGGCTGAGACTCGTGCTGATTGACGACAGCATTGTCGATAAAAAGGCCATTGAAAAAGTGGAAGGCGTGAAAGGTTGTTTCAGCAACGCTGGGCAGATTCAGGTCATTTTTGGCACGGGTCTGGTCAATAAAGTCCATGCAGAGTTTATCAAAGCGGCGGGCATCAGTGAATCCAGCAAGTCAGAGGCCGCCAACATTGCGGCGCAGAAACTGAACCCTTTTCAGCGCATTGCGCGCGTGCTGTCGAATATTTTCGTGCCAATCATCCCGGCAATTGTGGCATCCGGCCTGTTGATGGGCCTGCTGGGCATGGTCAAAACCTATGGCTGGGCCAGCCCTGACAGTGCGATTTTTATCATGCTCGACATGTTTAGCTCGGCGGCGTTTATCATTCTGCCGATCCTGATTGGCTTTACTGCCGCTCGCGAGTTTGGCGGTAACCCATTCCTCGGCGCTACGCTCGGCGGCATACTGACTCACCCTGCCCTGACCAATGCCTGGGGCGTGGCGAGCGGTTTCCATACCATGAACTTCTTTGGTCTCGAGATTGCGATGATAGGCTATCAGGGCACCGTGTTTCCGGTGTTGCTGGCAGTGTGGTTTATGAGCTTTATCGAAAAGCGTCTGCGTAAAGTGATCCCCGACGCGCTGGACTTGATCCTCACGCCGTTCCTGACCGTAATTATTTCCGGCTTTATCGCGTTTCTGGTTATTGGCCCTGCCGGTCGCGCATTGGGTGACGGCATCTCTTTCATACTCAGCACGCTGATTACTCACGCAGGCTGGATGGCCGGACTTATTTTTGGCGGGCTGTATTCCGTTATCGTTATTACCGGTATTCATCACAGCTTCCATGCCATTGAGGCCGGACTGCTGGGCAATCCCAATATCGGGGTGAATTTCCTGCTGCCCATCTGGTCGATGGCTAACATTGCCCAAGGCGGCGCGTGTCTGGCGGTGTATTTTAAAACCCGCGATGCGAAAATTAAGGCTATCGCCGTCCCTTCGGCCTTCTCGGCGATGCTGGGTATCACCGAGGCGGCCATTTTTGGTATCAATCTGCGGTTTATGAAACCGTTCCTCGCCGCGCTGGCCGGTGGCGCACTCGGCGGTGCGTGGGTAGTGGCGATGCACGTCAATATGACCGCCGTAGGCCTGACGGCTATCCCGGGTCTGGCGATTGTGCAAGCCAGCTCGATGCTCAGTTACGTTATCGGCCTGCTCATCGCCTTCGGTAGCGCCTTTGTGCTGTCTTTGTTGCTGAAATACAAAACGGAGAGTGAATAA